The proteins below come from a single Asanoa ferruginea genomic window:
- a CDS encoding DUF4331 domain-containing protein, with amino-acid sequence MRLHLSTTRKALVAAATVALAAAGLATLQPVPTTASSHREAPLIAGQPRLDNTDLYAFVSPDAPNTVTMIANWTPFEEPNGGPNFYPFEVNAAHDINIDNNGDARPDITYRWTFSSSYRNPNTFLYNTGVVTSLTDPDLNFNQTYKLERITSYGSQTLVKNARVAPSFTGKASMPNYGALAAQAVTPITGGRKTFAGNADDSFFLDLRVFDLLYGGNFSEVGQDTLAGYNVNTIAFQVPKSDLALRGDAGRNPVVGVWTTTSRSGAEVTESGDHGGLKQVSRLGNPLVNEVVIPVGRKNEFNATKPQDDAKFAKFVTNPEVPRLVQAIYGIPAPPTPRNDLVEVFLTGVCKACGPVQADLNSQLLNKDVKQSQFKPSEMLRLNMSIPPSANPNRLGVVGGDLAGFPNGRRLADDVLDITLQAAEGILLPNPPPAVVGLGDQVNTNNVPFRTAFPYIALPNQVAVNQN; translated from the coding sequence ATGAGACTTCACCTGTCCACGACCCGCAAGGCCCTCGTCGCGGCGGCGACCGTGGCCCTTGCCGCCGCCGGCCTGGCAACGCTCCAGCCGGTGCCCACCACTGCCTCGTCCCACCGCGAGGCGCCACTGATCGCCGGCCAGCCGCGCCTGGACAACACCGACCTCTACGCGTTCGTGAGCCCCGACGCGCCCAACACGGTCACGATGATCGCCAACTGGACGCCCTTCGAGGAGCCCAACGGCGGACCGAACTTCTACCCGTTCGAGGTCAACGCCGCGCACGACATCAACATCGACAACAACGGCGACGCCCGCCCGGACATCACCTACCGCTGGACGTTCAGCAGCTCCTACCGCAACCCGAACACGTTCCTCTACAACACCGGCGTCGTCACCTCGCTGACCGACCCGGACCTCAACTTCAACCAGACCTACAAACTCGAGCGGATCACGTCGTACGGCAGCCAGACGCTTGTGAAGAATGCTCGGGTCGCGCCGTCGTTCACCGGCAAGGCGTCGATGCCCAACTACGGCGCCCTAGCTGCCCAGGCGGTCACTCCGATCACGGGCGGTCGCAAGACCTTCGCCGGGAACGCCGACGACTCGTTCTTCCTCGACCTGCGGGTCTTCGACCTGCTCTACGGGGGCAACTTCTCCGAGGTCGGCCAGGACACCCTGGCCGGCTACAACGTCAACACCATCGCGTTCCAGGTGCCCAAGAGCGACCTCGCACTGCGCGGCGACGCTGGCCGCAACCCGGTTGTCGGCGTCTGGACGACCACTTCGCGCTCCGGCGCCGAAGTCACCGAGAGCGGCGACCACGGCGGTCTCAAGCAGGTCTCCCGCCTAGGCAACCCGCTGGTCAACGAGGTGGTCATCCCGGTCGGCCGCAAGAACGAGTTCAACGCCACCAAGCCGCAGGACGACGCCAAGTTCGCCAAGTTCGTGACCAACCCGGAGGTGCCCCGCCTGGTCCAGGCCATCTACGGGATCCCCGCGCCGCCGACACCGCGCAACGACCTGGTCGAGGTCTTCCTGACCGGTGTCTGCAAGGCGTGCGGCCCGGTGCAGGCCGACCTCAACTCGCAGTTGCTCAACAAGGACGTCAAGCAGAGTCAGTTCAAGCCCAGCGAGATGCTGCGCCTCAACATGTCGATCCCACCGTCGGCCAACCCGAACCGGCTCGGCGTTGTCGGCGGTGACCTCGCCGGATTCCCGAACGGCCGCCGCCTGGCCGACGACGTCCTGGACATCACCCTCCAGGCCGCCGAAGGCATCCTGCTGCCGAACCCACCGCCGGCCGTGGTCGGGCTCGGCGACCAGGTCAACACGAACAACGTCCCGTTCCGGACCGCGTTCCCCTACATCGCGCTGCCCAACCAGGTAGCGGTCAACCAGAACTGA
- a CDS encoding SpoIIE family protein phosphatase, with protein sequence MAEPQRRRLDGTAGGPLDGLPLLAQWANCEVRLLVQHRGHAVEINVALLSPLFKPVHHRLGETAFHLHPGDALLLYTDGITEARDEAGLEFGEVRVAAELAATHRPPPRRPSATSSTRRPRTPSAMPSTTPH encoded by the coding sequence GTGGCTGAACCGCAACGCAGGCGACTCGATGGCACCGCCGGCGGCCCACTCGACGGCCTTCCACTCCTGGCACAATGGGCCAACTGCGAGGTGCGGCTGCTCGTCCAGCACCGCGGCCATGCCGTCGAGATCAACGTCGCGCTGCTCAGCCCGCTATTCAAGCCAGTACACCACCGGCTGGGCGAGACCGCATTCCACCTGCACCCAGGAGACGCGCTACTGCTCTACACCGACGGCATCACCGAGGCCCGCGACGAAGCCGGCCTCGAATTCGGTGAGGTACGCGTCGCTGCCGAACTGGCCGCCACCCACAGGCCACCGCCGCGTAGACCCTCAGCCACCTCCAGCACGAGGCGTCCACGCACTCCGTCGGCCATGCCATCGACGACACCGCACTGA
- a CDS encoding High-affinity nickel-transporter translates to MKRLLAVLALGVAAVLGLAAPAAAHPLGNFTTNQYAGLRVGTSGVTIDYVIDLAELPAFQARRDEIGDALPAWAQHTCTAVAADTALTVDGQAARVAVRAARAESRPGSGGLETIRVECALRAEATIHEGTTVDYRGTAFENRIGWREVTAVGDRATLTGSSVPAATISGRLSAYPAGTGPLDIRAAHLLVRPGGPAAPAVAGFTDPAPGPGVTAWFDDLIGRPELTLGVGLLALLTAMVLGAAHAVAPGHGKTVMAAYLVAQRGRRKQALQLAGTVAAIHTLGVLVLAVALAASLEIAPAAMYGVLKLASGVLVAGLGVVLLRRAWVGRPLAAVGHRGHDGGHGHGHDHDGGHGHGHDGGHGHGHDHDGGHGHGHDGGRGHGHDDGHGHGHDDGHGHDHGHGHGGGHGHDHGQNRHERVSSRTAVAMGFIGGLSPSPSAVVVLLGAAALDRAWFGVLLVVAYGIGMAAALTGIGIALARWGLRLQGRLDARRAAWLTRRLPALAAGAILIAGLAVTTIAIVDLGHLPA, encoded by the coding sequence GTGAAGCGGCTGCTCGCCGTGCTCGCGCTCGGCGTCGCGGCCGTGCTCGGCCTGGCCGCGCCCGCAGCGGCGCATCCGTTGGGCAACTTCACCACCAACCAGTACGCGGGCCTGCGCGTCGGAACGTCCGGCGTCACCATCGACTACGTCATCGACCTGGCCGAGCTCCCGGCGTTCCAGGCGCGGCGCGACGAGATCGGCGACGCGCTGCCCGCCTGGGCGCAGCACACCTGCACAGCGGTCGCCGCGGACACTGCCCTGACCGTCGACGGGCAGGCCGCGCGGGTTGCGGTCCGCGCCGCGCGGGCCGAGTCGCGTCCGGGGTCGGGTGGGCTCGAGACGATCCGCGTCGAATGCGCGCTGCGCGCCGAGGCCACGATTCACGAGGGCACGACGGTCGACTACCGCGGCACGGCGTTCGAGAACCGGATCGGGTGGCGGGAGGTGACGGCTGTCGGAGACCGGGCCACCCTGACCGGGTCGTCGGTGCCGGCGGCCACCATCAGCGGACGGCTGTCGGCTTATCCGGCCGGGACCGGCCCGCTCGACATCCGGGCGGCGCATCTCTTGGTCCGGCCCGGCGGTCCGGCGGCGCCGGCCGTCGCGGGCTTCACCGATCCGGCACCCGGACCGGGGGTGACGGCCTGGTTCGACGACCTGATCGGCCGGCCCGAGTTGACCCTCGGGGTGGGCCTGCTCGCCCTGCTCACCGCGATGGTGCTCGGTGCCGCGCACGCGGTGGCGCCCGGGCACGGCAAGACGGTGATGGCCGCCTACCTCGTCGCCCAGCGCGGCCGTCGCAAGCAGGCGCTGCAACTCGCCGGGACCGTCGCCGCGATACACACCCTCGGTGTGCTGGTCCTGGCGGTCGCGCTCGCGGCATCGCTGGAGATCGCCCCGGCGGCGATGTATGGCGTGCTCAAGCTCGCCAGCGGCGTGCTCGTCGCCGGGCTGGGCGTCGTGCTGCTGCGTCGGGCCTGGGTCGGCCGCCCGCTGGCCGCCGTGGGCCACCGCGGCCACGACGGTGGCCACGGGCACGGCCACGACCACGACGGCGGCCACGGGCACGGCCACGACGGTGGCCACGGGCACGGCCACGACCACGACGGCGGCCACGGCCACGGGCACGACGGCGGCCGTGGCCACGGGCACGACGACGGCCACGGACACGGGCACGACGACGGCCACGGGCATGACCACGGTCACGGACACGGCGGCGGCCACGGGCACGACCACGGACAGAACCGCCACGAACGAGTCTCGTCCCGGACCGCGGTCGCGATGGGTTTCATCGGCGGCTTGTCGCCCAGTCCGTCGGCGGTCGTCGTGCTCCTCGGGGCCGCCGCACTCGACCGAGCGTGGTTCGGCGTTCTGCTCGTCGTCGCGTACGGCATCGGCATGGCCGCCGCGCTGACCGGAATCGGCATCGCGCTCGCCCGCTGGGGGCTGCGCCTGCAAGGCCGGCTGGACGCCCGCCGCGCGGCCTGGCTGACCCGCCGGCTTCCGGCGCTCGCCGCCGGTGCGATCCTGATCGCCGGGCTCGCGGTGACCACGATCGCGATCGTCGACCTCGGCCACCTACCGGCCTGA
- a CDS encoding DUF4395 domain-containing protein → MRGTSIGACPLRAHLDPRLLRFSAGATASVLAVVLLIVDVARPLALGLLASQVAVFAFTAFVSFQWSLWAQIFARVIWPRIGPPAALEDARPARFAQLIGFVLTALALATFALGADVAGYSLTGLAFGLAALNAATGLCLGCKAYHLGLLFRTRRRTGG, encoded by the coding sequence ATGCGCGGTACCAGTATCGGTGCGTGCCCGCTCCGCGCCCATCTAGATCCGCGCCTCTTGCGATTCAGCGCCGGGGCCACAGCGAGCGTCCTCGCCGTCGTGCTGCTCATCGTCGACGTTGCTCGACCATTGGCTCTCGGCCTGCTCGCCTCCCAGGTCGCCGTGTTCGCGTTCACCGCGTTCGTGAGTTTTCAGTGGTCGTTGTGGGCGCAGATCTTCGCCCGTGTCATCTGGCCGCGGATCGGACCGCCAGCCGCGTTGGAGGATGCTCGGCCGGCGAGGTTCGCCCAGTTGATCGGCTTCGTGCTCACCGCTCTGGCGCTGGCCACCTTCGCACTCGGCGCCGATGTCGCCGGCTACAGCCTCACCGGTCTCGCCTTCGGCCTGGCAGCCCTCAACGCAGCCACCGGGCTGTGCCTGGGCTGCAAGGCCTACCACCTGGGCCTTTTGTTCAGGACCCGCCGCCGTACGGGCGGGTAA
- a CDS encoding tetratricopeptide repeat protein: MRHTWLKAGTVVVVAVALTTAAAVLWGPWRSAGPTGTPAAQSQASALAALVTRTEERLARVPDDWQGWADLGMAHVQLARITADPGHYGPAEEALRHSLSIRGEDRNGPALTGFAALEAARHDFAGAERYARKAVGVDPYAADAYGALADALIELGRPEDGFAAVQKMVDLRPDTGSYARASYTYELRGDLPRALDLMRQAREVATEPGDITFTLTHLASLAALTGDPAAAATYVAEGLARQPGSAPLLAGRAHLAAGRGDTAGAAADLRAALDTLPTPEYATALGDLLTSTGDVAGAKQAYDVTRAVGSTNQPDVDVVLFWADNGEAARAVTAAKQLYTTRKSTVVADALGWALHRAGRSAEALPHADDALRLGTRDARGHFHRGMIRLALGDRKGARADIAEALRIDPHFNPLGAETARTSLAALDAR, translated from the coding sequence GTGCGTCACACCTGGCTGAAGGCCGGCACCGTCGTGGTCGTCGCTGTCGCGCTCACCACAGCGGCGGCCGTGCTCTGGGGACCGTGGAGATCGGCGGGCCCCACCGGAACGCCGGCCGCGCAGAGCCAGGCGAGCGCGCTCGCCGCGCTGGTCACCCGCACCGAGGAGCGGCTGGCGCGGGTGCCCGACGACTGGCAGGGCTGGGCCGATCTGGGCATGGCCCACGTGCAGCTCGCCCGGATCACGGCCGACCCCGGCCACTACGGCCCGGCCGAGGAGGCGCTGCGGCACTCGCTGTCGATCCGCGGCGAGGACCGCAACGGCCCGGCGCTGACCGGGTTCGCCGCGCTCGAGGCGGCCCGACATGACTTCGCCGGCGCGGAGCGCTACGCACGCAAGGCGGTGGGTGTGGACCCCTACGCGGCCGATGCCTACGGCGCGCTCGCCGACGCGCTGATCGAGCTCGGCCGGCCCGAGGACGGGTTCGCCGCCGTGCAGAAGATGGTCGACCTGCGGCCCGACACCGGTTCCTACGCCCGCGCCTCCTACACCTACGAGCTGCGCGGTGACCTGCCGCGCGCGCTGGACCTGATGCGCCAGGCCCGGGAGGTCGCGACCGAGCCCGGCGACATCACCTTCACCCTGACGCACCTCGCGAGCCTCGCCGCGCTCACCGGTGACCCGGCCGCCGCGGCCACCTACGTCGCCGAGGGGCTGGCCCGGCAACCCGGCAGCGCGCCGCTGCTCGCCGGGCGGGCACACCTCGCGGCCGGGCGCGGCGACACCGCCGGCGCCGCTGCCGACCTCCGCGCCGCACTCGACACGCTGCCCACTCCGGAGTACGCGACCGCGCTCGGCGACCTGCTCACCTCCACCGGCGACGTCGCCGGTGCGAAGCAGGCCTACGACGTCACCCGGGCGGTCGGCAGCACCAACCAGCCGGACGTCGACGTCGTGCTGTTCTGGGCCGACAACGGCGAAGCCGCCCGTGCGGTCACCGCCGCGAAGCAGCTCTACACGACGCGGAAGTCAACCGTCGTCGCCGACGCGCTGGGGTGGGCGCTGCACCGGGCCGGGAGGTCCGCCGAGGCACTCCCGCACGCCGACGACGCGCTGCGGCTCGGCACCAGAGATGCCCGCGGCCATTTCCACCGCGGCATGATCCGCCTCGCGCTCGGCGACCGGAAAGGCGCGCGCGCCGACATCGCCGAAGCGTTGCGGATCGACCCGCACTTCAACCCGCTCGGTGCCGAGACCGCGCGGACCAGCCTGGCCGCGTTGGACGCCCGGTGA
- a CDS encoding response regulator yields the protein MLQVLVVEDDLGDVALVENAFAEHSLPSTLHHVADGVDALAFLRREAPFDDAPRPDLILLDLNMPRVDGREVLSQIKADDDLKAIPAIVFTTSAAAGDVLASYAAHANAYVTKPIDLDDFDRIVAEIRHFYGHVALLPRRT from the coding sequence ATGTTGCAGGTGTTGGTGGTCGAAGATGACCTTGGCGATGTCGCGCTGGTGGAGAACGCGTTCGCCGAGCACAGCCTGCCCAGCACGTTGCACCACGTCGCTGACGGGGTGGACGCGTTGGCCTTTCTGCGGCGGGAAGCACCGTTCGACGACGCGCCCCGGCCCGATCTGATCCTGTTGGACCTGAACATGCCTCGGGTCGACGGCCGGGAGGTGCTCAGCCAGATCAAGGCCGACGACGATCTCAAGGCCATCCCGGCGATCGTCTTCACCACCTCGGCCGCGGCCGGCGATGTCCTGGCGAGCTACGCCGCCCATGCCAACGCCTACGTCACCAAGCCGATCGACCTCGACGACTTCGACCGGATCGTCGCCGAGATCCGGCACTTCTACGGCCATGTCGCCCTGCTGCCGCGGCGCACCTGA
- a CDS encoding SpoIIE family protein phosphatase, translating into MERSKEERLQLALDAAQLGTFVWYVEDRSEPDQRMLELFNLPTDGTLSLSAALDSMIHPVDRDRYAAAVSAALDPAGSRELRETIRVLQAHGGYNWVAVTARAFFEGHPPAPMRLVGVAADVTDRYEAEARRAFLFELSEALRSLTDPLAVKAKAVDLLGRHLQVSRALYVDVVHEPDSDYYVAESDFHDPTVASIVGRYRADDFGATLFAEWRAGRTITVTDVSTDPRLSDLERLAYPATDVQAFVAVPLVKEGSHVASLMLHQNTSRMWGRAEITLVEEVAERTWAAVERAKAEKELRESELRFREVVDVTPQLVWVGRLDGAVEFANQNWIASTGVDPAQEDHRSMLFAATHPADVDRLAADWTACETHGTAFESELRLKQRSGGFRWFLVRIVPLNDGTGCVVKWFGVATDIDDRRRADEVLRGQERHGQRIRVRMELLADVISDLETAPSVEDGLRRLVARLAPGFAARATITPATHPSGITISTGRDATVKMTVEFDDQDSRPYLDEDLAFLDDLATRVSVVLSEIRIRQDEHRVALALQRALLPRTITSAADALLSARYEAGAVALEVGGDWYDAFELPGGTIAITVGDVVGHGLDAAIAMGTLRVGMRALAPHSTGPGGLLSQFDQFAVDVDGAGFVTACYAEYNPATREMRYASAGHPPILVIDAQGGARWLMGGRSGPLNGTVDPSRTEATDLLDAGSTVLFYSDGLIERRRETITTSLDRLEHAAVALRELPIDEFCGQLIETLAGDEPRTDDVVVLCLRVALPGYHRELACDPHELRSLRRSLTAWGDQRQVPAEDIAQLILAVGEAASNAIEHAYLDRAPNTITVAVHQEDGDLVATVTDAGTWRHPSAEPGSRGRGTAIMRQLSKVFDRTTTAAGTTVQLRLSPIGSAA; encoded by the coding sequence ATGGAAAGGTCGAAGGAGGAGCGGCTCCAGCTGGCCTTGGACGCGGCTCAACTGGGCACGTTCGTATGGTATGTAGAGGACCGCAGCGAGCCTGACCAGCGGATGTTGGAGCTGTTCAACCTTCCGACAGACGGCACGCTATCGCTCTCGGCCGCGCTGGACTCCATGATCCATCCGGTTGATCGGGATCGGTACGCCGCGGCGGTCAGCGCGGCGCTTGATCCTGCGGGTTCCCGTGAGCTTCGGGAGACAATCCGGGTGTTGCAGGCGCACGGAGGCTACAACTGGGTGGCGGTGACCGCTCGCGCGTTCTTCGAAGGCCACCCGCCGGCGCCGATGCGGCTGGTGGGGGTCGCGGCCGACGTGACCGACCGCTACGAAGCCGAGGCACGCCGCGCTTTCCTGTTCGAGCTGAGCGAGGCACTGCGTTCCCTGACAGACCCGCTGGCGGTCAAGGCAAAGGCCGTGGACCTGCTCGGCCGGCATCTGCAGGTGAGCCGAGCCCTGTACGTCGACGTCGTGCACGAGCCAGACAGCGACTACTACGTGGCCGAGAGCGACTTCCACGACCCGACGGTGGCGAGCATCGTGGGCCGCTACCGGGCCGACGACTTCGGCGCCACCCTGTTCGCCGAGTGGCGTGCCGGGCGCACGATCACCGTCACCGACGTGTCGACCGACCCACGACTGAGCGACCTTGAGCGGCTGGCGTACCCAGCCACTGACGTTCAAGCGTTCGTAGCCGTGCCACTGGTGAAGGAAGGATCACATGTGGCATCGCTGATGCTGCATCAGAACACCTCGCGGATGTGGGGCCGGGCGGAGATCACGCTGGTCGAGGAGGTCGCCGAACGCACGTGGGCGGCCGTCGAACGAGCCAAAGCCGAGAAGGAGCTCCGCGAGAGTGAACTGCGGTTCCGTGAAGTGGTCGACGTGACTCCACAGCTGGTGTGGGTCGGTCGCCTCGACGGAGCGGTCGAATTCGCCAACCAGAACTGGATCGCGTCGACCGGTGTCGACCCCGCGCAAGAGGATCACCGGTCCATGCTGTTCGCGGCAACTCACCCGGCCGACGTGGACCGGTTGGCCGCCGACTGGACGGCATGCGAGACGCATGGCACCGCCTTCGAGAGTGAGCTGCGGCTGAAGCAACGCTCGGGCGGGTTCCGCTGGTTCCTGGTCCGTATCGTGCCGCTCAACGACGGAACCGGTTGCGTCGTCAAATGGTTCGGCGTCGCCACCGACATCGACGACCGCCGGCGCGCCGACGAGGTCCTGCGTGGGCAGGAGCGTCACGGCCAACGCATCCGGGTCCGGATGGAACTCCTCGCCGACGTCATCAGCGATCTTGAGACGGCGCCGAGCGTCGAGGACGGCCTCCGCCGCCTGGTCGCCCGCCTGGCCCCCGGATTCGCGGCCAGGGCCACCATCACCCCGGCCACTCATCCCAGCGGCATAACGATATCCACGGGCCGCGACGCCACGGTCAAAATGACTGTCGAGTTCGACGATCAAGACAGCCGGCCCTATCTGGATGAGGACCTGGCATTTCTCGACGATCTCGCCACCCGGGTCAGCGTCGTACTCTCCGAAATTCGGATTCGCCAAGACGAGCACCGCGTCGCGCTGGCCTTGCAGCGCGCGCTGCTGCCCAGGACCATCACGAGCGCGGCCGACGCGCTCCTGTCCGCCCGGTACGAAGCAGGCGCCGTCGCGCTCGAGGTTGGCGGCGACTGGTACGACGCCTTCGAGTTGCCCGGCGGCACGATCGCGATCACGGTCGGCGATGTCGTCGGACACGGCCTTGACGCCGCCATCGCGATGGGCACGTTACGGGTGGGCATGCGTGCACTGGCCCCGCACTCCACCGGGCCAGGCGGGCTGCTCTCGCAGTTTGACCAGTTCGCAGTCGACGTCGACGGTGCGGGCTTCGTGACGGCCTGCTACGCCGAGTACAACCCGGCTACCCGTGAGATGCGGTATGCGTCCGCTGGGCATCCGCCGATCCTCGTCATCGACGCGCAGGGTGGCGCCCGATGGCTGATGGGCGGCCGTTCAGGCCCGCTCAACGGCACCGTCGACCCCAGCCGGACGGAAGCCACCGATCTCCTAGATGCAGGCTCCACCGTGCTGTTCTACTCCGACGGACTGATCGAGCGCCGCCGCGAGACCATCACGACCAGCCTTGACCGGCTCGAACACGCCGCCGTCGCCCTTCGCGAACTCCCGATCGACGAGTTTTGCGGCCAGCTCATCGAGACCCTGGCCGGGGACGAACCTCGCACCGACGACGTCGTCGTCCTGTGCCTGCGGGTAGCGCTGCCCGGCTATCACCGCGAGTTGGCTTGCGACCCGCACGAGCTGCGAAGCCTGCGCCGCTCGCTCACCGCCTGGGGAGACCAACGGCAGGTCCCCGCCGAAGACATCGCCCAGCTGATCCTGGCCGTTGGCGAAGCGGCCTCAAACGC
- a CDS encoding VOC family protein, with the protein MVVQLNHTIVRVRDKRESARFVAEILGLAEPKPFGPFLVVEVDNEVSLDFADDHGPVHPQHYAFLVSEAEFDQIFGRIRARGLAYWADPGRRSPSEINTNDGGRGVYWEDPSGHFLEIITRPYGGGS; encoded by the coding sequence ATGGTTGTCCAGCTGAATCACACCATCGTGCGGGTCCGCGATAAGCGGGAGTCGGCCAGGTTCGTCGCCGAGATTCTGGGATTGGCTGAGCCCAAGCCGTTCGGTCCGTTCCTGGTCGTAGAGGTCGACAACGAGGTGTCACTCGACTTCGCCGACGATCACGGGCCGGTCCACCCGCAGCATTACGCGTTCCTGGTGAGCGAGGCGGAGTTCGACCAGATCTTCGGCCGAATCCGTGCTCGGGGTCTGGCCTACTGGGCCGACCCGGGGCGACGCAGCCCCAGCGAGATCAACACTAATGACGGCGGGCGCGGCGTCTACTGGGAAGATCCCAGCGGGCACTTTCTCGAGATCATTACCCGCCCGTACGGCGGCGGGTCCTGA